AATTAATAGATATGCAGCATGTTCACTGCCAGGACTCGATCGAAGGATGGCGAGATGGTATTGAGAAAGCACTAGAGCCCAAGGATCGCGAGGCTGTCTCCAAGACCATGCAAGAACATAGTTGGTCTGAACGAGTAAAAACCCTCCGTGCGAAAGTCGCCGAAATCAGAAACTCATAATTGAAACAATCGCTATCAAAATCAGGGACATCAAATATCTTCAAAGAATTCAGCTAATCTCATTTTAAAACCAACTATATTTTTAGGGATAAATTCAAACCACCCGTCATGGCATCAAAAAATCCATTAAGAAAATTACTTCGAATGACCGGCTTTGATCTGCTTCGTGTCGATTCGCTCGATTACCTTGAGCGAGCTGCTCAATTGTATGACACCGAGAACCAGCTAGTAAAAGCACTTCATGATCGTGATATCAATCATGTATTGGATGTAGGCGGAAACGTTGGTGTTTATGGACTCAAACTGAGAGGCAAAAACTATACAGGCAAGATTACTTCATTTGAACCGATTCCATCCGTTTATGATAAATTGGAAAAATGCGCAGCAAATGATAGCAATTGGGACACTCAATGCATTGCATTAGGTGACCAACAAGAAACGCGTGAAATAAACGTCTCAAACAATACTGTCAGTAGCTCATTTCTTGGTATGAACAAAAAGCATACTGATGCTGCACCAGAATCTCGCTACGAAAGCAAAGTCGAGGTCACGGTTAAAACATTGGATGGCATCTGGAGTGAACTGGTGAAGGCCAATGAAAAGGTATTCATGAAAATTGATGTCCAAGGTTTTGAAAAGGAAGTATTGGCTGGCGCTAGTGATTCTCTCAAAAAGATTCAAGGACTGCAGTTAGAATGCTCTTTTGCATCCTTGTATGAAGGTGAAATGCTTTTCCCAGAAATGTATCAGTGGCTGCAGAATGAAGGATTCACTTTATGGCTCATGACCCCAACATTCATCGAACCGAAAACAAAGCAACTACTCCAAGTGGATGCGGTATTTTTCCGTGAATAAATGAAACGCTACATACGAGACAGATAAAGCGACAAGCAAATGTAAATGACTGCAACTGAGAATAAAATTATGCGTGTTGGAATCGTTGGCGCAGGCAACATATCACAGTTCCATTTGGAAGCTCTTTCACGTGTTCACAATGCTCAAATCAGTGGCATTGTTGATTTAAATGATAAGCAGGCAACTGACCGAGCAAGTCAGTATGATATCCCATTTAGGGGAAAAAACTTAAATGAACTCATTGAGCGAGGTGTTGATGTCATCCACATCCTCACACCCCCATCCACTCATGCTGAGCTTGCGTGCCAGTCCTTAGAGGCAGGGTGCCATGTCATTGTCGAAAAACCAATGGCAACATCAGTTGAAGACTGTGAGCGTATGCTTTCTGTGGCGAAGTCCAACAACAGATATCTGACAGTCAACCATTCGCTATTGTATGACCCATTCATCCAGAAAACATTGAATGCCGTCAAAAAAGGTGCCATTGGAAAAATTGTATCTTTTGATTATTTTCGTTCTTCAGACTACCCTCCTTTCCCTGCTGGACAGCTTCCACCGCAATATCGTGATGGAGGATATCCTTTCAGAGACATTGGCATCCATGGACTCTATCTGATGGAAGCATTTCTAGGCCCAATTAAGAATGCTCAATCAAAGCACTGGAAAATGGGAGGAGATCCATACCTGTTTGCCGATGAATGGCGATGCGATGTTGAATGCACAGATGGGAGTGGACAGCTATGGCTATCCTGGAATCACAGGCCTCTGGAAAACCGAATCATCGTACATGGAACTCATGGTAGGATTACGGCAGATTTATTTTCACTAAAAGTCTCATGTGACAAAAAATTACCTGGTCCAGAAATTGCCTCGCGCGTTATAAATCCGTTGAAGGAAGCGGCTGCAACAATGGTTACTATCCCCTGGAATGTCGGTCGTTTCTTAACAGGAAGAATACGCCGCTTCCATGGCGTCCAAGCCTTCGTTGAAGATTTCTACCTGCGTCTTGAGGCTGGGGAAGCTCCACTTGTTAAACCAGAAGATGCGAGGCGCGTAGTAGATTGGAATGAGCGAATCGCGACACCTGTCGATTTGGCAAAATCTGATGCATTAGCCAAACTGGGTAAAAAGCGAAATGCGAATGTACTGGTCACAGGAGGAACCGGCTTCATTGGATCGCGACTTGTTCAAGAGCTACTAGCAAAAGGAGAAAAAATACGTTTACTTAGCCGGCAGATACCCAAAGCAAATTTGACTGAAAACGAGAATATCGAGTTCGTCATCGGCGATTTGGGCACTCCGAATGTTGCCCGGGAGGCAATGCAAGGCATTGATACTGTCTATCACCTGGGAGCGGGTATGAGTGGAGCTCCACTTGACTTCCAGCGAAGTACCATTGACGGCACGAAAAATATTATCGAAGCCGCCGTGGACGAAAATGTTAAAAACTTCATTTACATCAGTTCGCAGTCGGTTCTGCACGCCACTTCAGACAAAGCTGGCCCGGTTGATGAAAACTGGCCATTAGAACCAGAGCCCGAAAAGCGCGGAGCCTATACTCAAACAAAGTTAGAAGCAGAAAGGCTGATAAAAACGGCTGTTGCCGACAAAGGACTTCCCGCTGTAATCCTACGCCCAGGACAGGTTTTTGGAGAAGGCGCTCCCTTACTCACGGGGGCAGTTGGGCGCAAACTAGGCCCATGTCTGCTAGTTTTTGGTGACGGAAAGACGGTATTGCCTCTGATCTATGTTGGTGACTTGGTGGATGCAATTCAAGCAGCAGGACAAGCAAACATTACTAATGGGGCAGTCATGCACGTCACTGATACAAAATCGGAAATCGATCAGAATGATTTCATTACGAAGATCTTTTCCGAAACCCAGTCTCCAAAAGTAATCCACATTCCTATGTTCTTAGTGAACGCACTGGGAGCCTGCATGGAATTCACATTAAAGTTACTTGGGCGAGAGGTGTCGATTCGCTATAGGATACAATCGTCACTAGGTCGGCTTCATGGGCCATGTGAGCCTATTGAGAAATTATGGAAGCCCACCACTGGAGTTGAGGCTGGCATTGCTCGAGTCTTGGCACATGACCAGAAAAACCAACGATAATAGCAGAGTGCAACCGCAAGTATCGATATTCATCCCATGCTATAACGAAGAAGCAACGATACAGCGCTTGCTTACAGCACTCAAGGACCAGACTTTCCCAACTAGCAATATAGAGGTCATTATTGCAGATGGTCTATCTACAGATAACACCAAAGGCATCATCAATTCATTTGCTGAAGAGAACCAAGATCTAGCCATAAGGATTATCGACAACGAGAAACGTTTTATTCCTCACGCTCTTAACTTGGCAGCCAAGGCAGCCAGCGGCGACATCCTGATTCGTATGGATGCCCACTCCATTCCTGCTTTAGATTATGTTGAATGTTGCGTTAAAGCTCTGCTAGAAAACAAAGGTGATAACGTTGGAGGACGATGGAATATCCAACCAAGCAAAGAAGGCTATATCGCGAGATCCATCGCTATTGCTGCCTCCCATCCGCTTGGCTCCGGTGGAGCAAACTATCGCTCGGGCAATAAGGCCCAAAAAGTAGACACCGTTCCATTTGGAGCCTACAAACGTGAAACTTTCGAAAGAGTCGGTCCATTTAATGAGTCTCTGCTGGCAAATGAAGACTACGAATGGAATATGCGCCTGATCGCAGACAAAGGCACAGTCTGGTTTGATCCTGCAATCAATTGCATCTATTTTTCAAGAGGCACTTATAAAGCACTGGCCAAACAATATTTCAACTACGGCTACTGGAAAGTTAAAATGCTAAAGCTATATCCAAAGACTTTGCGTTTACGACAATTACTCCCACCAGTCGTTACACTTTTGCTCGTTCTGTCAGCTACCACAACAATCGTATCCCTACTGGCTGGCGCGCCACTATTGGCAGCACTAACAGCTGTCATGCTATTGGCCTATTTCACACTTCTAACCTTAGGCGTCGCTCTTTCAACTCCTGGTAATGCAATGAAACTGATTCCAGGCATCGTTGGTAGTATTTCCTGCATGCACTTCAGCTGGGGATTTGGGTTTATATATAGCGCAATGGGTAGTTTTCTTAAGAAGACTGATTAAGATCAATGACACTCTTTTTTATATCTCTATTTATATTGGCGACTCTTGCGCGCCCGTTCGAATGGCTGG
The Rubellicoccus peritrichatus DNA segment above includes these coding regions:
- a CDS encoding FkbM family methyltransferase, whose product is MASKNPLRKLLRMTGFDLLRVDSLDYLERAAQLYDTENQLVKALHDRDINHVLDVGGNVGVYGLKLRGKNYTGKITSFEPIPSVYDKLEKCAANDSNWDTQCIALGDQQETREINVSNNTVSSSFLGMNKKHTDAAPESRYESKVEVTVKTLDGIWSELVKANEKVFMKIDVQGFEKEVLAGASDSLKKIQGLQLECSFASLYEGEMLFPEMYQWLQNEGFTLWLMTPTFIEPKTKQLLQVDAVFFRE
- a CDS encoding NAD-dependent epimerase/dehydratase family protein, translating into MRVGIVGAGNISQFHLEALSRVHNAQISGIVDLNDKQATDRASQYDIPFRGKNLNELIERGVDVIHILTPPSTHAELACQSLEAGCHVIVEKPMATSVEDCERMLSVAKSNNRYLTVNHSLLYDPFIQKTLNAVKKGAIGKIVSFDYFRSSDYPPFPAGQLPPQYRDGGYPFRDIGIHGLYLMEAFLGPIKNAQSKHWKMGGDPYLFADEWRCDVECTDGSGQLWLSWNHRPLENRIIVHGTHGRITADLFSLKVSCDKKLPGPEIASRVINPLKEAAATMVTIPWNVGRFLTGRIRRFHGVQAFVEDFYLRLEAGEAPLVKPEDARRVVDWNERIATPVDLAKSDALAKLGKKRNANVLVTGGTGFIGSRLVQELLAKGEKIRLLSRQIPKANLTENENIEFVIGDLGTPNVAREAMQGIDTVYHLGAGMSGAPLDFQRSTIDGTKNIIEAAVDENVKNFIYISSQSVLHATSDKAGPVDENWPLEPEPEKRGAYTQTKLEAERLIKTAVADKGLPAVILRPGQVFGEGAPLLTGAVGRKLGPCLLVFGDGKTVLPLIYVGDLVDAIQAAGQANITNGAVMHVTDTKSEIDQNDFITKIFSETQSPKVIHIPMFLVNALGACMEFTLKLLGREVSIRYRIQSSLGRLHGPCEPIEKLWKPTTGVEAGIARVLAHDQKNQR
- a CDS encoding glycosyltransferase family 2 protein, yielding MTRKTNDNSRVQPQVSIFIPCYNEEATIQRLLTALKDQTFPTSNIEVIIADGLSTDNTKGIINSFAEENQDLAIRIIDNEKRFIPHALNLAAKAASGDILIRMDAHSIPALDYVECCVKALLENKGDNVGGRWNIQPSKEGYIARSIAIAASHPLGSGGANYRSGNKAQKVDTVPFGAYKRETFERVGPFNESLLANEDYEWNMRLIADKGTVWFDPAINCIYFSRGTYKALAKQYFNYGYWKVKMLKLYPKTLRLRQLLPPVVTLLLVLSATTTIVSLLAGAPLLAALTAVMLLAYFTLLTLGVALSTPGNAMKLIPGIVGSISCMHFSWGFGFIYSAMGSFLKKTD